In one Paramisgurnus dabryanus chromosome 21, PD_genome_1.1, whole genome shotgun sequence genomic region, the following are encoded:
- the hmgn3 gene encoding high mobility group nucleosome-binding domain-containing protein 3 isoform X2: protein MPKRKSPEGAEAKDSTKVKKHEPTRRSERLSSKPAPKPEPKAKKAAAKKPSNDKAVKEKKGGAKGKKAEKETAPTANGETKPEEETETPKTDAEKKE from the exons ATGCCCAAGAGGAAG TCACCCGAGGGAGCAGAGGCTAAGGACTCCACTAAAGTTAAAAAGCATGAG CCCACTCGGAGGTCAGAGCGTCTTTCTTCA AAACCAGCTCCTAAACCTGAACCTAAAGCCAAAAAAGCAGCTGCCAAG AAGCCATCCAATGATAAAGCAGTAAAGGAGAAGAAGGGCGGAGCCAAAGGAAAGAAAGCGGAGAAAGAGACTGCGCCCACCGCTAATGGGGAGACCAAGCCAGAAGAG GAAACTGAAACACCCAAGACCGACGCTGAAAAGAAAGAGTGA
- the hmgn3 gene encoding high mobility group nucleosome-binding domain-containing protein 3 isoform X1 → MPKRKSPEGAEAKDSTKVKKHEPTRRSERLSSKPAPKPEPKAKKAAAKKPSNDKAVKEKKGGAKGKKAEKETAPTANGETKPEEICVSRSSVSVSSWRSSAPSFLSIRGQSETVRVKGN, encoded by the exons ATGCCCAAGAGGAAG TCACCCGAGGGAGCAGAGGCTAAGGACTCCACTAAAGTTAAAAAGCATGAG CCCACTCGGAGGTCAGAGCGTCTTTCTTCA AAACCAGCTCCTAAACCTGAACCTAAAGCCAAAAAAGCAGCTGCCAAG AAGCCATCCAATGATAAAGCAGTAAAGGAGAAGAAGGGCGGAGCCAAAGGAAAGAAAGCGGAGAAAGAGACTGCGCCCACCGCTAATGGGGAGACCAAGCCAGAAGAG attTGTGTCTCACGCTCATCAGTCAGTGTGTCATCATGGAGAAGTTCAGCCCCCTCCTTCCTGTCTATCCGAGGGCAGAGTGAGACTGTTAGAGTAAAGG GAAACTGA